One part of the Paraburkholderia flagellata genome encodes these proteins:
- a CDS encoding Lrp/AsnC family transcriptional regulator, with amino-acid sequence MDLIDRKLIELLQHDATMPVAELAQRVNLSQTPCWKRVQRLKETGVIRAQVALCDPRKLGVGTTVFVAVRTNQHTEAWAQTFTRAVQEIPEIVEAYRMSGETDYLLRIVVSDIDDFDRVYKQLIRAVPLFDVSSSFAMEQLKYSTALPVRSGA; translated from the coding sequence ATGGATCTCATCGACAGAAAGCTGATTGAGCTGTTGCAGCACGACGCGACCATGCCGGTCGCCGAATTGGCGCAGCGCGTCAATCTTTCGCAAACGCCATGCTGGAAGCGCGTGCAGCGCCTGAAGGAAACGGGCGTGATCCGCGCGCAGGTCGCGCTGTGCGACCCGCGCAAGCTCGGCGTGGGGACGACGGTCTTCGTCGCCGTGCGCACCAACCAGCACACCGAGGCATGGGCGCAAACCTTCACGCGCGCCGTGCAGGAGATTCCCGAGATCGTCGAGGCGTATCGCATGAGCGGAGAGACCGACTACCTGCTGCGCATCGTGGTCTCCGATATCGACGATTTCGACCGCGTCTACAAGCAGCTCATTCGCGCCGTGCCGCTATTCGACGTCAGTTCGAGCTTCGCGATGGAGCAGCTCAAGTATTCGACGGCGCTGCCCGTGCGCAGCGGTGCGTAG
- a CDS encoding cysteine dioxygenase family protein: protein MNAPAELALLSAVHTAEQHAAAVARFTAALDAAFDACATPHDPSRCARFARGMREALTGALADSALVTSAQREGSADTYRRHVIATDSRGRYTVAALVWQPGQASPIHAHHTWCGYTVLDGTLTETLYTWDDARQGADVVRSHPRASGAVSFGGPGRASIHRLSNGSGAQAVSLHVYGVAVEHIATQVNDVLPLARKTALA, encoded by the coding sequence ATGAACGCCCCTGCCGAACTCGCCCTGCTGAGCGCCGTCCACACCGCGGAGCAGCACGCCGCGGCCGTCGCGCGCTTCACCGCCGCGCTCGACGCGGCCTTCGATGCCTGCGCGACGCCCCACGACCCGTCGCGCTGCGCACGCTTCGCGCGCGGCATGCGCGAAGCGCTGACCGGTGCACTTGCCGACTCGGCGCTCGTCACGAGCGCGCAGCGCGAAGGCAGCGCCGACACGTACCGGCGGCATGTCATCGCAACGGACAGCCGCGGCCGCTACACGGTGGCGGCGCTCGTCTGGCAGCCGGGCCAGGCGAGCCCGATCCACGCACATCACACCTGGTGCGGCTACACCGTGCTCGACGGCACGCTGACCGAAACGCTCTACACGTGGGACGACGCGCGCCAGGGCGCCGACGTGGTTCGCTCGCATCCGCGCGCGAGTGGGGCGGTATCGTTCGGTGGACCCGGGCGCGCCAGCATCCACCGGCTTTCAAATGGCAGCGGCGCGCAGGCCGTCTCGCTGCACGTCTACGGCGTCGCCGTCGAGCACATCGCTACGCAAGTCAACGACGTGCTGCCGCTCGCGCGCAAAACGGCGCTCGCGTAG